Proteins encoded in a region of the Mycolicibacterium neoaurum genome:
- a CDS encoding polyprenyl synthetase family protein produces MTSTADRPDLIEDVENRLRLVGRDVRRAMLDAIPDGEPVQWLYAPMREYPMRPSKALRPALCLSSGRCFGADSSALTGIAVAIELLHNAFLVHDDIADGSEMRRGRPTLTASYGTAAALNAGDALAIVASQVLRRATRQLDRGLAEQVMTEFDTMALRTLEGQATELGWQLDNVENLTPSDYLDLIMHKTCWYTTIYPLRVGALVGSNGTAELAPLIRFGFHFGAAFQIRDDLLNLIGEEATYGKEILGDLYEGKRTLTLVHLLDVARGRDRAVLRDYLRCDRADRDEAMVHKVRSLMDDYGSIAFTREYAEGILVVAEEYFEQAFADARPGPDLDFLRALVPYVWARWR; encoded by the coding sequence ATGACGTCCACGGCCGACCGACCCGATCTCATCGAGGATGTCGAGAACCGGCTGCGTCTGGTCGGCCGCGATGTCCGTCGCGCGATGCTCGATGCGATACCCGACGGTGAGCCCGTCCAGTGGCTCTACGCGCCGATGCGGGAGTATCCGATGCGACCGAGTAAGGCGTTGCGTCCGGCATTGTGCCTGTCCAGCGGGCGGTGTTTCGGGGCGGATTCGTCGGCTCTGACCGGTATCGCCGTGGCGATCGAACTGCTGCACAACGCTTTTCTCGTTCACGATGATATCGCCGACGGTAGTGAGATGCGCCGGGGCAGGCCGACGCTGACGGCCTCCTATGGCACGGCGGCGGCGCTCAACGCCGGCGACGCCCTCGCCATCGTGGCCAGTCAGGTGCTGCGGCGCGCGACCCGGCAGCTGGACCGCGGCCTCGCCGAGCAGGTGATGACGGAGTTCGACACCATGGCACTGCGCACCCTGGAGGGTCAGGCCACCGAGCTCGGATGGCAGCTCGACAATGTCGAAAACCTCACGCCGTCGGACTATCTCGACTTGATCATGCACAAGACCTGTTGGTACACCACCATCTACCCATTGCGGGTCGGAGCGTTGGTCGGATCGAACGGCACCGCCGAGCTGGCACCGCTGATCAGGTTCGGGTTCCACTTCGGGGCGGCATTCCAGATCCGCGATGACCTGCTCAACCTGATCGGGGAGGAGGCGACCTACGGCAAGGAGATCCTCGGTGATCTGTACGAGGGAAAGCGGACTTTGACCCTGGTGCACCTGCTGGACGTGGCGCGCGGTCGCGACCGTGCGGTGCTGCGCGATTATCTGCGATGCGACCGGGCGGACCGGGACGAGGCCATGGTGCACAAGGTGCGCTCGTTGATGGACGACTACGGCAGCATCGCGTTCACCCGCGAATACGCCGAAGGCATCCTGGTGGTGGCAGAAGAGTATTTCGAGCAGGCGTTCGCCGATGCCCGTCCGGGGCCGGATCTGGACTTCCTGCGCGCGCTGGTGCCGTATGTATGGGCGCGCTGGCGCTAG
- the eccB gene encoding type VII secretion protein EccB: MAGRSVSRLEVSGYRFLMRRIEYALVCRDTRMLDDPIHIQRLSLAAGLAVAAIVLAVCAVLALLRPHGPLGDDPIVVVKESGAMYVRIGDTVHPTPNLASARLIAGTPAQPRMVSAAMLDGAEIGPAVGIAGAPGSIGAALDAEMTAWTVCDGASERATTLFIGAPVAPSVTPPVLVTARGSARTYLLHDGRKRAVDLRDRSAVAAMRLEGIVPLSVSRVMVDILPEATARAMVPTDVPVGAEFGEVLCAQWRWAGIGQPPETVFYTATAAPAGPSTVALAQADGPGPHIDAVSIPPGRSVYVRAAGSAGDGSTTGPQYLVTGTGVAFGIRDRQSAAALGLSQAPGAAPWPVLALLPRGPELAIDSAVLMRDVLTPP, translated from the coding sequence ATGGCGGGGCGTTCGGTTTCACGGTTGGAGGTCAGCGGATACCGCTTCCTCATGCGCAGGATCGAATACGCGTTGGTGTGCCGGGACACCCGGATGCTCGATGATCCGATTCACATCCAACGACTTTCGCTGGCCGCTGGGCTTGCCGTCGCCGCGATCGTGCTGGCGGTGTGTGCCGTGCTGGCGCTGCTGCGACCACACGGGCCGCTGGGTGATGACCCCATCGTGGTGGTCAAGGAGTCCGGCGCCATGTACGTGCGCATCGGCGATACCGTCCATCCCACACCGAATTTGGCGTCCGCTCGACTGATCGCGGGTACCCCCGCCCAACCTCGTATGGTCAGCGCTGCGATGCTCGATGGTGCCGAAATCGGTCCCGCGGTCGGAATTGCGGGCGCCCCGGGCAGCATCGGAGCCGCGCTGGACGCCGAGATGACCGCATGGACCGTCTGCGACGGCGCCTCCGAACGCGCCACCACCCTGTTCATCGGCGCCCCCGTCGCACCGTCGGTCACCCCGCCGGTGCTGGTCACCGCTCGCGGATCGGCGCGCACCTATCTGCTGCACGACGGACGCAAGCGTGCGGTCGACCTCCGAGATCGCTCCGCTGTGGCGGCGATGCGATTGGAAGGCATTGTCCCACTCAGTGTGTCGCGGGTGATGGTCGATATATTGCCCGAGGCGACGGCTCGGGCCATGGTCCCTACGGACGTGCCGGTGGGTGCGGAGTTCGGTGAGGTGCTCTGTGCGCAATGGCGGTGGGCCGGAATCGGGCAGCCACCCGAAACCGTCTTCTACACCGCAACCGCCGCACCCGCGGGTCCGTCGACTGTCGCCCTCGCACAGGCCGATGGTCCGGGTCCGCATATCGACGCTGTGTCGATCCCGCCGGGGCGCAGTGTCTATGTCCGTGCCGCCGGATCGGCCGGCGACGGCTCGACGACGGGACCGCAATACCTGGTCACCGGGACCGGGGTGGCCTTCGGAATACGTGACCGGCAGTCGGCGGCAGCACTCGGGTTATCGCAGGCGCCCGGTGCCGCGCCATGGCCGGTGCTCGCGCTGCTACCGCGCGGACCTGAACTCGCCATCGACAGCGCCGTCCTGATGCGCGATGTCCTCACCCCGCCGTGA
- the mycP gene encoding type VII secretion-associated serine protease mycosin has translation MRCVGRIAAVLVMVTTPVAVAAPAAAVGPPAIDMTRVPAPGPAAPRGRTEQTQPCVALPATPPPVRPARPDLQAAWARTRGAGQVVAVIDTGVNPHRLLPRLLPGGDYVSTGDGTQDCDGHGTIVAGLVGATYDPVSGFGGIAPEATILAIRQSSMMFRDSEGAAREGIGDVDSLATAVRSAADQGATVINIASVACLDAEPELDDRALGAALAYAVDVRNAVVVAAAGNVGGRGTCPKQNPTPGPEHRHEPDWDRVDVVVSPSWYDDLVLTVGSVDAEGGPSRFTLAGPWVDVAAPGEGVVSLSPAGDGTVDSMPGHDGPQPIAGTSYATPVVSGVVALLRSAAPQLTARQVMHRIESTTRRPGAGWDPLIGHGVVDVLAALDGIGEAPTGIARPVDPPVPVHVGPGNRFAVIGAALCAVLAVGVGLLPPVRSRRGEDIAHQDGAVDGEFRSAR, from the coding sequence ATGAGATGCGTCGGCCGGATCGCCGCAGTACTCGTCATGGTGACCACACCCGTGGCCGTCGCCGCACCGGCCGCCGCAGTGGGACCGCCGGCGATCGACATGACCCGCGTGCCCGCGCCGGGACCCGCCGCGCCCCGTGGCCGGACCGAGCAGACCCAGCCGTGCGTGGCACTGCCCGCGACGCCGCCTCCGGTGCGTCCTGCGCGGCCCGATCTGCAGGCGGCCTGGGCACGAACTCGCGGAGCGGGCCAGGTCGTCGCCGTGATCGACACCGGCGTGAACCCGCATCGACTACTGCCCCGCCTACTGCCCGGTGGTGACTACGTGTCGACCGGGGACGGCACTCAGGATTGCGATGGGCATGGCACCATCGTGGCCGGATTGGTCGGCGCGACCTACGACCCGGTATCAGGTTTCGGCGGTATCGCACCGGAGGCGACGATCCTGGCTATCCGGCAGTCGTCGATGATGTTTCGTGACAGCGAGGGTGCCGCACGCGAGGGTATCGGTGATGTCGATTCGCTCGCGACCGCGGTGCGTAGCGCGGCGGACCAGGGGGCCACGGTCATCAACATCGCCTCGGTGGCATGCCTGGATGCCGAACCCGAACTCGACGACCGCGCACTCGGCGCGGCCCTGGCCTACGCGGTCGACGTGCGCAACGCGGTGGTGGTCGCGGCGGCAGGCAATGTCGGTGGCCGCGGCACCTGCCCCAAGCAGAATCCCACCCCGGGCCCGGAGCACCGGCACGAACCCGACTGGGACCGGGTGGATGTGGTGGTCAGCCCGAGCTGGTATGACGACCTGGTGCTCACCGTCGGCTCGGTCGATGCCGAGGGCGGCCCGTCGCGGTTCACCCTCGCAGGCCCGTGGGTCGATGTCGCCGCCCCCGGCGAGGGGGTCGTGTCGCTGAGCCCGGCCGGCGACGGGACCGTCGATTCGATGCCGGGACATGATGGCCCACAACCGATTGCCGGAACAAGCTACGCCACTCCGGTGGTATCGGGCGTGGTTGCGCTGCTGCGGTCGGCGGCCCCGCAGTTGACCGCCAGACAGGTGATGCACCGGATCGAGAGCACCACGCGGCGGCCGGGGGCGGGCTGGGATCCGCTGATCGGGCACGGTGTCGTCGATGTGCTCGCCGCGCTGGACGGCATCGGCGAGGCGCCGACCGGCATCGCGCGCCCGGTGGACCCACCCGTGCCGGTGCATGTCGGTCCCGGCAACCGTTTCGCGGTGATCGGCGCGGCGTTGTGTGCCGTCCTTGCCGTTGGCGTGGGGCTGCTTCCGCCAGTGAGGTCACGGCGGGGTGAGGACATCGCGCATCAGGACGGCGCTGTCGATGGCGAGTTCAGGTCCGCGCGGTAG
- the eccD gene encoding type VII secretion integral membrane protein EccD: MTIQCAHTSRAVDLSIPRHARLGLLIPDIVELVAGTDPPQATWRLDRISGDRCDESRSLHDNGVHDGDVIVLSPAQAAGPGPVPGDACATLAEAGLEPPQPAESAAACSIAGVTVAAILVLSGATGASQPATAILAAVVAVGALRIGMRTGYVWTMLLCIVFAGAAAFIASPGRPGPGHLLLTSAVCASVSVMLLRVSAHGTRLYTAVAAAATAIAVVSATAMAVPADLTTLGAALTVVSLGGLAVSGRLTLLIGGIRPGRPLSGRHADRARDRLTGLVSGFAATAALAAISLAAGTALEQRRWQATVALVAVTAAVLSLRMRTYADPRCRRAAGWSGLTCAAAGFVLLAISAPVHAGWSTVTAFAAAAWYRGAPGNPPLTRVGDVAESLASAAVIPLACWVGGIFDLVRSTSMP; encoded by the coding sequence GTGACGATTCAGTGTGCGCACACGTCGCGCGCCGTCGATCTGTCGATACCGAGACATGCCAGGCTCGGGCTACTCATCCCCGATATCGTCGAGCTGGTGGCCGGGACAGATCCGCCGCAGGCCACCTGGCGCCTGGACCGGATCTCCGGCGACCGCTGCGACGAGTCGAGGAGCCTGCACGACAACGGGGTTCACGACGGCGATGTCATCGTGCTCTCACCGGCACAGGCCGCCGGGCCGGGACCTGTGCCCGGGGATGCCTGCGCGACCCTGGCCGAGGCCGGACTGGAACCGCCACAGCCGGCAGAATCGGCGGCCGCTTGTTCCATCGCAGGCGTGACGGTCGCGGCCATCCTCGTCCTGTCCGGGGCGACCGGCGCAAGCCAGCCGGCCACTGCGATTCTCGCGGCCGTGGTCGCAGTCGGTGCACTGCGCATCGGGATGCGGACCGGATATGTCTGGACCATGCTGCTGTGCATCGTGTTCGCCGGCGCGGCGGCATTCATCGCCAGTCCCGGCCGGCCGGGTCCAGGACATCTGCTGCTGACGTCCGCGGTCTGCGCGTCCGTGTCGGTGATGCTGCTGCGGGTCAGCGCGCACGGGACCCGGTTGTACACCGCCGTCGCGGCAGCAGCCACCGCCATCGCGGTGGTGAGCGCCACCGCGATGGCGGTGCCTGCGGATCTGACCACCCTGGGCGCCGCCCTGACGGTGGTGTCGCTGGGCGGGTTGGCCGTGTCGGGACGCCTGACCCTGCTCATCGGTGGCATCCGACCAGGGCGGCCACTTTCCGGCCGGCACGCCGACCGCGCGAGGGACCGCCTGACCGGTCTGGTGTCCGGGTTCGCGGCGACCGCCGCCCTGGCGGCGATATCACTGGCAGCGGGCACCGCGTTGGAACAGCGACGATGGCAGGCGACGGTGGCACTCGTCGCGGTGACCGCGGCGGTGCTGTCGCTGCGAATGCGCACATACGCCGACCCACGGTGTCGGCGCGCAGCAGGTTGGTCCGGATTGACCTGCGCGGCCGCCGGTTTCGTGCTGTTGGCGATATCCGCTCCGGTCCATGCCGGTTGGTCGACGGTCACCGCGTTCGCCGCGGCCGCCTGGTACCGGGGTGCACCGGGGAACCCGCCGCTGACCAGGGTTGGTGATGTCGCCGAGTCACTGGCGTCGGCGGCAGTCATACCGCTGGCCTGCTGGGTGGGCGGCATATTCGACCTCGTCCGATCGACGAGCATGCCATGA
- the eccCb gene encoding type VII secretion protein EccCb, which yields MLVAAGGMVILYLSGDRLATARSPMYLVLPVMMLVSVLATAAHGMRGGTAEIDAGRRDYLRYLDEVARDAAITAGHQRANLYWTHPDPAALWTVAGTARMWERRATDPDFCVVRVGIGPAVLATPLIVEDSSPVGETDPVTQTALDALLTSHAIVPGLPMVTELSGHLGICGVPEVARDLLRAIVCQLAVWHSPADIRIVARAGDGDRCWDWLKWLPHHATASNTARTVLIVDDGESVPVGAADIVLEVGGRGERLIETGPGSDALSTELAQLCARRLARWRPGAVSSGAAVRGWAESVGTDCSPDRIRLRVPIGTGDGPGNRGTPVYLDIKEAAEGGMGPHGLCVGATGSGKSEFLRTLILGLAATHTSDELNLALIDFKGGATFLGFERLAHVAAVITNLAEESHLVSRMHAALTGEMQRRQQLLRTSGTGSIAEYRRAREAGRELAVLPVLFLVIDEFSELLTQHPEFAEVFLAVGRLGRSLGVHLLLASQRLDEGRLRGLETHLSYRVCLKTFSTSDSRAVIGVPDAYGLPAEPGSAYLKTVDGELVRLRTTYVSGPTRQIAEEPLGVSLFTSDRPPAPPPAGKPRQAPTVLETVLDRLAGHGRPAHRIWLPPLPAPPTLTELLADDEWPTLTAPIGLVDNAFEQRRDLLTLDLTGAGGHVAVVGATRSGKSTALCTLLLALALRHGPGDIQFYCLDFGGGALAALHQLPHVGVLAGRDEPELVARTISTVQTLIRRRAAQPARSDGYGEVFLVVDGWAALRQDGGAAQDAVTDIAAHGLAHGVHVVISAARWAELRPALKDQLGSRVELRLGEPGESEIDRTAARKLAGSPPGTALTPDGNLAALALPYLDAVDVAGSVRAVLARHPGPAAPPVRLLPARLDRERLPRSVRPRTHVVIGVGESELGAATVDFTDPAHLMVLGDSGCGKTALLRTLCTQLTKACEPGEVQLYLADVRRTLLGVVDGAHLGGYAISAAIFGDQLRGLVDMLRERLPGASVSQQELRDRSWWSGPEVYVIVDDHDLLATGTDPLNQLLEFLPYARDIGLHLVIARRAGGAARALYDPVPAMMRELGSTGLVMSTATEEGPLLGTIRPVVLPPGRATLVLRGTAVERVQIAWTDPP from the coding sequence ATGCTCGTGGCGGCCGGCGGCATGGTGATTCTCTATCTGTCCGGCGACCGGCTGGCCACCGCGCGCAGCCCCATGTACCTGGTGCTGCCCGTGATGATGCTCGTCTCCGTTCTTGCGACGGCGGCCCACGGTATGCGCGGAGGTACCGCCGAAATCGATGCGGGACGGCGTGATTACCTGCGCTACCTGGACGAGGTGGCCAGGGATGCGGCCATCACCGCCGGCCACCAACGCGCCAACCTGTATTGGACACACCCGGATCCCGCCGCGCTGTGGACCGTCGCCGGTACCGCGCGAATGTGGGAACGTCGTGCGACCGACCCGGATTTCTGTGTGGTCCGGGTCGGTATCGGGCCGGCTGTCCTGGCGACACCGCTGATCGTCGAGGACAGCTCGCCGGTCGGTGAGACCGACCCGGTCACCCAGACCGCCCTTGATGCGCTGCTGACATCGCACGCCATCGTGCCGGGACTGCCCATGGTCACCGAGCTGTCCGGTCACCTCGGTATCTGCGGTGTCCCGGAGGTCGCCCGCGATCTGTTGCGGGCCATCGTCTGTCAACTCGCGGTATGGCACAGTCCGGCCGATATCCGGATCGTGGCGCGGGCCGGCGACGGCGACCGGTGCTGGGATTGGCTCAAATGGTTGCCGCACCACGCGACTGCGTCGAACACGGCGCGTACGGTGCTGATCGTCGACGACGGTGAATCTGTGCCGGTGGGGGCGGCCGACATCGTGTTGGAAGTGGGAGGTCGGGGCGAGCGGCTGATCGAAACTGGTCCTGGGTCCGACGCATTGTCCACGGAGCTGGCGCAGCTGTGCGCGCGCAGGCTGGCACGGTGGCGACCCGGTGCGGTGTCTTCCGGTGCGGCGGTGCGCGGCTGGGCAGAGTCGGTGGGAACGGACTGCTCGCCGGATCGGATCCGGTTACGTGTGCCGATCGGAACCGGTGACGGGCCTGGAAACCGCGGTACGCCGGTGTATCTGGACATCAAGGAGGCGGCCGAGGGTGGGATGGGCCCGCACGGCCTGTGTGTCGGCGCCACCGGGTCGGGCAAGTCCGAGTTCCTGCGGACCCTCATCCTGGGGTTGGCCGCGACGCACACCTCTGACGAATTGAACTTGGCATTGATCGACTTCAAGGGCGGGGCGACGTTTCTCGGATTCGAGCGGTTGGCTCATGTCGCCGCGGTGATCACCAACCTCGCCGAGGAGTCGCATCTGGTCAGTCGGATGCATGCCGCACTCACCGGAGAGATGCAGCGCCGACAGCAGCTGCTGCGCACGAGCGGTACCGGCAGCATCGCCGAGTACCGCCGGGCGCGCGAGGCCGGCCGCGAACTGGCCGTGTTGCCGGTGCTGTTCCTGGTGATCGACGAGTTCTCCGAGCTGCTCACCCAGCATCCCGAGTTCGCCGAGGTGTTCCTTGCCGTCGGCAGGCTCGGCCGTTCGCTGGGTGTACACCTGCTGCTGGCAAGTCAGCGCCTCGATGAGGGCAGGCTGCGCGGTCTTGAGACTCACCTTTCCTATCGGGTATGTCTGAAGACGTTCTCGACCAGCGATTCTCGGGCGGTCATCGGAGTTCCCGACGCCTACGGGTTGCCGGCCGAGCCGGGATCTGCCTACCTGAAGACCGTCGATGGCGAACTGGTGCGACTGCGCACCACCTATGTCTCCGGGCCGACGCGGCAGATTGCCGAGGAGCCGCTCGGCGTGTCGTTGTTCACCTCGGACCGTCCACCGGCCCCGCCGCCGGCCGGCAAGCCGCGGCAGGCGCCCACCGTGCTCGAAACGGTACTCGATCGACTGGCCGGTCATGGACGCCCCGCGCACCGAATCTGGCTGCCGCCGTTGCCCGCTCCGCCGACACTGACCGAACTGCTGGCCGATGACGAGTGGCCGACCCTGACGGCACCGATCGGTCTGGTGGACAACGCGTTCGAACAACGTCGGGATCTGCTCACGCTCGATCTGACCGGCGCCGGTGGGCATGTGGCGGTGGTGGGGGCGACCCGGTCGGGTAAATCCACCGCATTGTGCACCCTGCTGCTGGCTCTCGCGCTGCGGCACGGCCCAGGTGACATCCAGTTCTACTGCCTGGATTTCGGTGGGGGCGCCCTGGCGGCGTTGCATCAGCTCCCTCATGTCGGGGTGCTGGCCGGACGGGATGAGCCAGAGCTCGTCGCTCGCACCATCTCGACGGTCCAGACGCTGATCCGGCGCCGGGCTGCCCAGCCTGCACGATCCGACGGTTATGGCGAGGTCTTCCTTGTCGTCGACGGCTGGGCGGCGCTGCGCCAGGACGGGGGAGCAGCCCAGGACGCGGTCACCGATATCGCGGCACATGGGCTGGCTCACGGTGTGCACGTCGTGATCTCGGCGGCGCGGTGGGCCGAGCTGCGACCGGCGCTGAAGGATCAGCTCGGGAGTCGGGTAGAACTGCGTCTCGGCGAGCCGGGGGAGTCCGAGATCGATCGGACGGCTGCCCGGAAACTGGCGGGCAGCCCGCCGGGAACCGCGCTCACCCCCGACGGGAATCTGGCCGCATTGGCCCTGCCGTACCTGGACGCCGTCGACGTCGCCGGCTCCGTGCGGGCCGTCTTGGCTAGGCACCCCGGCCCCGCGGCGCCCCCGGTGCGGTTGCTCCCGGCGCGCCTGGACCGGGAACGGCTGCCCCGGTCGGTGCGCCCGCGGACGCATGTCGTGATCGGTGTCGGTGAGTCCGAACTCGGGGCGGCGACAGTCGATTTCACCGATCCGGCGCATCTGATGGTGCTCGGTGACAGCGGTTGTGGGAAGACTGCGCTGCTGCGGACCCTCTGCACGCAGTTGACGAAGGCGTGTGAGCCCGGCGAGGTGCAGCTCTATCTCGCCGACGTCCGGCGAACCCTGCTCGGTGTCGTCGATGGCGCTCATCTGGGTGGATACGCCATCTCTGCGGCCATTTTCGGCGACCAGCTGCGCGGGCTGGTCGACATGCTGCGCGAACGGCTGCCCGGGGCCTCGGTCTCCCAGCAGGAGCTGCGGGACCGGTCCTGGTGGTCTGGACCGGAGGTCTACGTCATCGTCGACGACCACGATCTGCTGGCCACCGGCACCGACCCGTTGAACCAGCTGCTGGAATTCCTGCCCTACGCCAGGGATATCGGGCTGCACCTGGTCATCGCGCGCCGCGCCGGGGGAGCGGCGCGCGCACTCTACGATCCGGTGCCCGCGATGATGCGCGAGCTCGGTAGCACGGGGTTGGTGATGAGCACCGCCACCGAGGAGGGCCCGTTGCTCGGCACCATCCGGCCCGTGGTGCTGCCGCCGGGGCGGGCGACGCTGGTGCTGCGCGGGACCGCCGTCGAACGCGTCCAGATCGCCTGGACCGATCCGCCGTGA
- a CDS encoding type VII secretion-associated protein, with translation MTVLVVGPATVHGSVRGTAPVPSDLAAAACAAIDDRYAIVDDRPVDVDDLWRTVLRADAERSGPVLLICPGWWHPRRVDRIRRAAGGEPLVRQRHTAHRRSADVIVEITEEFVLVRAGDRVLASVPRVGDAVAREVAAHITVGGTVLIDAPVGVSAARGLAETIAGVVVAGGRDAVIVDDHVLVRDTVGVARPRRVRMSPALAGAVAVAVCGMWLIWQVDRPPPARDELVVEGRVALLLPAAWERRRLVDGPGSPRLQSISAEHPDAAILLTQSPAGPDPAGVLAAALAVQPAGVFTDFRQQDRRAGRDVISYTENRPGRTIEWVVFADGPVRIAIGCQHPGPIRSQCDLAIRSAHAVPTDRNPKESGTG, from the coding sequence GTGACGGTCCTGGTGGTCGGCCCGGCCACGGTGCACGGATCGGTGCGGGGTACCGCGCCCGTGCCCAGCGATCTGGCGGCGGCGGCGTGTGCAGCGATCGATGATCGGTACGCCATCGTCGATGACAGGCCCGTGGATGTCGACGACCTGTGGCGCACCGTCCTGCGCGCCGACGCCGAACGGTCGGGTCCGGTACTGCTGATCTGCCCAGGCTGGTGGCATCCGCGGCGAGTCGACCGGATCCGTCGCGCCGCCGGTGGTGAACCCCTTGTCCGGCAACGCCATACCGCGCATCGCCGGTCGGCGGATGTCATCGTCGAGATTACCGAGGAGTTCGTCCTGGTCCGGGCCGGCGACCGGGTGTTGGCCTCGGTGCCACGGGTCGGAGACGCCGTCGCCCGAGAGGTCGCGGCGCACATCACGGTGGGTGGGACCGTTCTGATCGACGCACCGGTCGGGGTGTCCGCTGCCCGAGGACTGGCCGAGACCATCGCCGGCGTTGTCGTCGCCGGTGGCCGCGATGCCGTCATCGTCGATGACCACGTGTTGGTGCGGGACACCGTCGGCGTTGCTCGGCCCCGCCGGGTGCGCATGTCACCGGCCCTGGCCGGTGCGGTGGCGGTCGCGGTGTGCGGGATGTGGTTGATCTGGCAGGTGGATCGCCCGCCTCCAGCGCGCGACGAGCTGGTGGTCGAGGGCCGGGTCGCCTTGCTGCTGCCCGCGGCGTGGGAGCGCCGGCGCCTCGTCGACGGCCCTGGTTCTCCACGCTTGCAGTCGATCTCGGCCGAGCATCCGGACGCGGCCATCCTGCTGACCCAGTCACCGGCCGGCCCGGACCCGGCCGGCGTGCTGGCGGCGGCTCTGGCGGTCCAACCCGCGGGGGTGTTCACCGACTTTCGGCAGCAGGACCGGCGTGCGGGACGCGATGTCATCAGCTACACCGAAAATCGGCCCGGCCGGACGATCGAGTGGGTGGTGTTCGCCGACGGCCCGGTGCGGATCGCCATCGGTTGTCAACACCCCGGGCCGATCCGCAGCCAGTGCGATCTGGCGATCCGCTCGGCGCACGCGGTGCCGACTGACCGAAATCCGAAAGAGAGTGGAACCGGATGA
- a CDS encoding WXG100 family type VII secretion target: MAALTTDLDLMHAVSGQIDARNDEIRAMLGSFIGRMCSVPASVWGGAAAVRFREVVDRWNSESVALHAALGRIAETIRLNEQTLREAAESHSHQLAAVADQL; the protein is encoded by the coding sequence ATGGCCGCTCTCACCACCGACCTGGATCTCATGCACGCGGTCTCAGGTCAGATCGACGCCCGCAACGATGAGATCCGGGCGATGCTCGGCTCGTTCATCGGACGGATGTGCAGCGTGCCGGCCTCGGTGTGGGGCGGTGCGGCGGCGGTGCGCTTCCGCGAGGTGGTGGACCGCTGGAATTCCGAATCGGTCGCACTACATGCCGCCCTGGGACGGATCGCCGAGACCATCCGCCTCAACGAACAGACCCTGCGGGAAGCGGCCGAGAGCCACTCGCATCAGCTCGCCGCCGTCGCCGACCAGCTGTGA
- a CDS encoding WXG100 family type VII secretion target encodes MDMMLTYNFDEIEHTVRREIHTVSARFNAALEELRAQIAPLQHTWTAQAAEAYRAEQLRWNQSAAALNDILLRLGNAVRDGADEVSATDRRAAGAWG; translated from the coding sequence ATGGACATGATGCTGACCTATAACTTCGACGAGATCGAGCACACCGTGCGGCGGGAGATCCACACCGTCTCGGCCCGGTTCAATGCCGCGCTGGAGGAGCTGCGCGCGCAGATCGCCCCGCTTCAGCACACCTGGACCGCCCAGGCCGCCGAGGCCTACCGGGCCGAGCAGCTGCGGTGGAACCAGTCCGCGGCCGCGCTCAACGACATCCTGCTCCGGCTCGGCAACGCGGTCCGCGACGGCGCCGACGAGGTCTCGGCCACCGACCGGCGGGCCGCCGGCGCCTGGGGCTGA